Proteins co-encoded in one Lasioglossum baleicum chromosome 3, iyLasBale1, whole genome shotgun sequence genomic window:
- the Nd-b8 gene encoding NADH dehydrogenase (ubiquinone) B8 subunit, translated as MAAVKLGPHLKELRILLCQTSTSSQGVRDFIQQQYVPLKRNNPQFPILIRECSATEPFLYARYEYGKEQCVSLQNLKSDDILTRIKELASSKL; from the exons atggCTGCCGTTAAACTTGGTCCACATTTAAAAGAGTTACGAATTCTTCTGTGTCAAACATCTACGAGTAGTCAAGGTGTTAG AGATTTTATCCAACAGCAGTATGTGCCTCTTAAAAGAAATAATCCAcagtttccaattttaattagaGAATGTTCTGCAACCGAACCGTTTCTATACGCACGATATG AATACGGAAAAGAGCAGTGTGTTTCTCTACAAAACTTAAAGTCTGACGATATACTTACACGCATCAAGGAGCTTGCGTCTAGTAAACTTTAA
- the LOC143207526 gene encoding uncharacterized protein LOC143207526 isoform X3, with amino-acid sequence MTEPELCRLCAETKENFIGIYDAEGQKLAIDAKIAKCLQIQVLISDGLPLTVCIDCCILLNQCNEFFEKTNQAQTSLRQLLINTKSEPQSLETNIDYIQKADAFPKEEEETRDTVAECRQLSNNYIHESNVSHDYFIEEPKSINQKKYEVKESESNAKEKKCKIQMKKTLPKQTKKKLKRKSQNEKLDDTHLYINSDLEKEHNSMNVKTNVKIPDNYMTGTDSDLEIIESHTSEALKFGHKRGDSMDRYPWLCTDCNDKLPSLEGLEVHHETVHNQQAKYMCVLCCKVYDKYYGFLTHVKRHKNKAKFSRCHLPDTMKNRFPCDQCDKRFSTKPNLVTHKRIHSGVRNFTCDQCGKSFIQKGNLEAHFLTHSADKPYSCTQCSKAFKTPLQLKKHETVHTGAKPHQCAVCGRTFREKGTLREHHRIHTGAMPFTCEFCGKCFRFKGILTTHRRQHTGERPYSCLECQHHFTNWPNYNKHMKRRHGINTSHTKHLSQSQPSQQQLHQQQQQSEQTVQSNTSEDPLSAISHSESSTVQVIQAVSHASASQPIVVQTIPTTAIQNFQSDVTVTAPDAVFRERNATYFNAVPAPLQNFLPPNLPYNFYNISNVTYRE; translated from the exons ATGACGGAGCCGGAACTTTGCCGGCTCTGCGCCGAGaccaaagaaaattttattggCATTTATGATGCTGAAGGACAAAAATTAGCTATAGACGCTAAAATAGCCAAGTGTTTGCAAATTcag GTATTGATAAGCGATGGATTGCCGCTCACAGTTTGCATAGACTGTTGTATATTATTGAATCAGTGCAATGAGTTTTTTGAGAAAACCAACCAGGCACAAACGTCTCTCAGGCAATTACTTATAAATACTAAGTCTGAACCACAGTCATTAGAAACAAACATAGATTATATTCAAAAAGCTGACGCATTTCCAAAAGAGGAGGAAGAAACTAGAGACACTGTCGCGGAATGTCGTCAGCTGTCAAATAATTACATTCACGAGTCCAATGTTTCACACGACTATTTCATCGAGGAACCAAAAAGTATTAATCAAAAAAAGTACGAGGTTAAGGAATCGGAAAgcaatgcaaaagaaaaaaaatgtaaaatacaaaTGAAGAAAACATTGCCCAAACAGACAAAAAAAAAGCTAAAACGGAAAAGTCAGAATGAAAAATTGGACGATACACACCTATATATAAATTCTGATTTAGAAAAAGAACACAACAGTATGAATGTAAAAACTAATGTTAAGATTCCGGATAATTATATGACAG GTACAGATTCGGATTTGGAGATCATCGAATCGCATACATCGGAAGCATTAAAATTTGGACATAAAAGAGGAGACAGTATGGATAGGTACCCTTGGCTTTGCACAGACTGTAATGATAAATTGCCAAGCTTAGAAGGATTAGAGGTACATCACGAGACTGTTCACAATCAACAAGCGAAATACATGTGTGTTCTATGCTGTAAAGTTTACGATAAATATTACGGTTTCCTTACTCATGTCAAACGACATAAAAATAAAGCGAAATTCAg TCGATGCCATTTACCGGATACAATGAAGAATAGATTTCCATGCGATCAATGCGACAAAAG ATTCTCGACAAAACCAAACTTGGTTACGCATAAACGAATTCATTCGGGCGTTAGGAATTTCACGTGCGATCAATGCGGTAAAAGTTTTATCCAGAAAGGAAATTTGGAGGCACATTTTCTAACACATTCAGCAGACAAGCCTTACAGTTGCACCCAATGTTCAAAAGC CTTTAAAACTCCGTTACAATTGAAGAAACATGAAACAGTTCATACCGGAGCTAAGCCGCATCAGTGTGCTGTGTGTGGAAGAACTTTTCGAGAAAAAGGTACATTAAGGGAGCATCATAGAATACATACTGGAGCAATGCCGTTTACATGCGAATTTTGTGGTAAATGTTTTCGCTTCAAAGGCATATTAACT ACTCATAGAAGACAACATACGGGTGAACGTCCATATAGTTGCCTTGAATGTCAACATCATTTCACAAATTGGCCAAACTATAATAAACATATGAAACGCAGGCATGGCATTAATACATCTCACACAAAACATTTGTCTCAATCTCAACCATCACAGCAACAATTACATCAACAGCAGCAACAATCAGAACAAACAGTCCAGTCGAATACATCTGAAGACCCTTTATCAGCTATATCCCATTCGGAATCGTCAACAGTCCAA GTAATACAAGCTGTATCACATGCATCAGCATCTCAACCAATCGTTGTACAAACTATTCCAACTACGgccattcaaaattttcaatccgaCGTAACTGTTACCGCGCCGGATGCTGTATTTCGAGAAAGAAATGCAACATACTTTAATGCAGTGCCAGCTCCACTGCAAAATTTTTTACCTCCCAACTTaccgtataatttttataatatatctaATGTTACATACCGCGAATGA
- the LOC143207526 gene encoding uncharacterized protein LOC143207526 isoform X2, translating into MTEPELCRLCAETKENFIGIYDAEGQKLAIDAKIAKCLQIQVLISDGLPLTVCIDCCILLNQCNEFFEKTNQAQTSLRQLLINTKSEPQSLETNIDYIQKADAFPKEEEETRDTVAECRQLSNNYIHESNVSHDYFIEEPKSINQKKYEVKESESNAKEKKCKIQMKKTLPKQTKKKLKRKSQNEKLDDTHLYINSDLEKEHNSMNVKTNVKIPDNYMTGTDSDLEIIESHTSEALKFGHKRGDSMDRYPWLCTDCNDKLPSLEGLEVHHETVHNQQAKYMCVLCCKVYDKYYGFLTHVKRHKNKAKFSEERPHVCQTCGKAFRQQSALYIHSRCHLPDTMKNRFPCDQCDKRFSTKPNLVTHKRIHSGVRNFTCDQCGKSFIQKGNLEAHFLTHSADKPYSCTQCSKAFKTPLQLKKHETVHTGAKPHQCAVCGRTFREKGTLREHHRIHTGAMPFTCEFCGKCFRFKGILTTHRRQHTGERPYSCLECQHHFTNWPNYNKHMKRRHGINTSHTKHLSQSQPSQQQLHQQQQQSEQTVQSNTSEDPLSAISHSESSTVQVIQAVSHASASQPIVVQTIPTTAIQNFQSDVTVTAPDAVFRERNATYFNAVPAPLQNFLPPNLPYNFYNISNVTYRE; encoded by the exons ATGACGGAGCCGGAACTTTGCCGGCTCTGCGCCGAGaccaaagaaaattttattggCATTTATGATGCTGAAGGACAAAAATTAGCTATAGACGCTAAAATAGCCAAGTGTTTGCAAATTcag GTATTGATAAGCGATGGATTGCCGCTCACAGTTTGCATAGACTGTTGTATATTATTGAATCAGTGCAATGAGTTTTTTGAGAAAACCAACCAGGCACAAACGTCTCTCAGGCAATTACTTATAAATACTAAGTCTGAACCACAGTCATTAGAAACAAACATAGATTATATTCAAAAAGCTGACGCATTTCCAAAAGAGGAGGAAGAAACTAGAGACACTGTCGCGGAATGTCGTCAGCTGTCAAATAATTACATTCACGAGTCCAATGTTTCACACGACTATTTCATCGAGGAACCAAAAAGTATTAATCAAAAAAAGTACGAGGTTAAGGAATCGGAAAgcaatgcaaaagaaaaaaaatgtaaaatacaaaTGAAGAAAACATTGCCCAAACAGACAAAAAAAAAGCTAAAACGGAAAAGTCAGAATGAAAAATTGGACGATACACACCTATATATAAATTCTGATTTAGAAAAAGAACACAACAGTATGAATGTAAAAACTAATGTTAAGATTCCGGATAATTATATGACAG GTACAGATTCGGATTTGGAGATCATCGAATCGCATACATCGGAAGCATTAAAATTTGGACATAAAAGAGGAGACAGTATGGATAGGTACCCTTGGCTTTGCACAGACTGTAATGATAAATTGCCAAGCTTAGAAGGATTAGAGGTACATCACGAGACTGTTCACAATCAACAAGCGAAATACATGTGTGTTCTATGCTGTAAAGTTTACGATAAATATTACGGTTTCCTTACTCATGTCAAACGACATAAAAATAAAGCGAAATTCAg TGAAGAACGGCCTCATGTATGTCAAACTTGTGGAAAGGCATTTAGACAACAAAGTGCTTTGTACATCCATAGTCGATGCCATTTACCGGATACAATGAAGAATAGATTTCCATGCGATCAATGCGACAAAAG ATTCTCGACAAAACCAAACTTGGTTACGCATAAACGAATTCATTCGGGCGTTAGGAATTTCACGTGCGATCAATGCGGTAAAAGTTTTATCCAGAAAGGAAATTTGGAGGCACATTTTCTAACACATTCAGCAGACAAGCCTTACAGTTGCACCCAATGTTCAAAAGC CTTTAAAACTCCGTTACAATTGAAGAAACATGAAACAGTTCATACCGGAGCTAAGCCGCATCAGTGTGCTGTGTGTGGAAGAACTTTTCGAGAAAAAGGTACATTAAGGGAGCATCATAGAATACATACTGGAGCAATGCCGTTTACATGCGAATTTTGTGGTAAATGTTTTCGCTTCAAAGGCATATTAACT ACTCATAGAAGACAACATACGGGTGAACGTCCATATAGTTGCCTTGAATGTCAACATCATTTCACAAATTGGCCAAACTATAATAAACATATGAAACGCAGGCATGGCATTAATACATCTCACACAAAACATTTGTCTCAATCTCAACCATCACAGCAACAATTACATCAACAGCAGCAACAATCAGAACAAACAGTCCAGTCGAATACATCTGAAGACCCTTTATCAGCTATATCCCATTCGGAATCGTCAACAGTCCAA GTAATACAAGCTGTATCACATGCATCAGCATCTCAACCAATCGTTGTACAAACTATTCCAACTACGgccattcaaaattttcaatccgaCGTAACTGTTACCGCGCCGGATGCTGTATTTCGAGAAAGAAATGCAACATACTTTAATGCAGTGCCAGCTCCACTGCAAAATTTTTTACCTCCCAACTTaccgtataatttttataatatatctaATGTTACATACCGCGAATGA
- the LOC143207526 gene encoding uncharacterized protein LOC143207526 isoform X1, whose product MTEPELCRLCAETKENFIGIYDAEGQKLAIDAKIAKCLQIQVLISDGLPLTVCIDCCILLNQCNEFFEKTNQAQTSLRQLLINTKSEPQSLETNIDYIQKADAFPKEEEETRDTVAECRQLSNNYIHESNVSHDYFIEEPKSINQKKYEVKESESNAKEKKCKIQMKKTLPKQTKKKLKRKSQNEKLDDTHLYINSDLEKEHNSMNVKTNVKIPDNYMTGTDSDLEIIESHTSEALKFGHKRGDSMDRYPWLCTDCNDKLPSLEGLEVHHETVHNQQAKYMCVLCCKVYDKYYGFLTHVKRHKNKAKFSCEDCGKSFVHKKVLDSHKAIHSEERPHVCQTCGKAFRQQSALYIHSRCHLPDTMKNRFPCDQCDKRFSTKPNLVTHKRIHSGVRNFTCDQCGKSFIQKGNLEAHFLTHSADKPYSCTQCSKAFKTPLQLKKHETVHTGAKPHQCAVCGRTFREKGTLREHHRIHTGAMPFTCEFCGKCFRFKGILTTHRRQHTGERPYSCLECQHHFTNWPNYNKHMKRRHGINTSHTKHLSQSQPSQQQLHQQQQQSEQTVQSNTSEDPLSAISHSESSTVQVIQAVSHASASQPIVVQTIPTTAIQNFQSDVTVTAPDAVFRERNATYFNAVPAPLQNFLPPNLPYNFYNISNVTYRE is encoded by the exons ATGACGGAGCCGGAACTTTGCCGGCTCTGCGCCGAGaccaaagaaaattttattggCATTTATGATGCTGAAGGACAAAAATTAGCTATAGACGCTAAAATAGCCAAGTGTTTGCAAATTcag GTATTGATAAGCGATGGATTGCCGCTCACAGTTTGCATAGACTGTTGTATATTATTGAATCAGTGCAATGAGTTTTTTGAGAAAACCAACCAGGCACAAACGTCTCTCAGGCAATTACTTATAAATACTAAGTCTGAACCACAGTCATTAGAAACAAACATAGATTATATTCAAAAAGCTGACGCATTTCCAAAAGAGGAGGAAGAAACTAGAGACACTGTCGCGGAATGTCGTCAGCTGTCAAATAATTACATTCACGAGTCCAATGTTTCACACGACTATTTCATCGAGGAACCAAAAAGTATTAATCAAAAAAAGTACGAGGTTAAGGAATCGGAAAgcaatgcaaaagaaaaaaaatgtaaaatacaaaTGAAGAAAACATTGCCCAAACAGACAAAAAAAAAGCTAAAACGGAAAAGTCAGAATGAAAAATTGGACGATACACACCTATATATAAATTCTGATTTAGAAAAAGAACACAACAGTATGAATGTAAAAACTAATGTTAAGATTCCGGATAATTATATGACAG GTACAGATTCGGATTTGGAGATCATCGAATCGCATACATCGGAAGCATTAAAATTTGGACATAAAAGAGGAGACAGTATGGATAGGTACCCTTGGCTTTGCACAGACTGTAATGATAAATTGCCAAGCTTAGAAGGATTAGAGGTACATCACGAGACTGTTCACAATCAACAAGCGAAATACATGTGTGTTCTATGCTGTAAAGTTTACGATAAATATTACGGTTTCCTTACTCATGTCAAACGACATAAAAATAAAGCGAAATTCAg TTGCGAAGATTGTGGGAAATCATTTGTACATAAAAAAGTATTAGATTCTCACAAAGCAATTCATAGTGAAGAACGGCCTCATGTATGTCAAACTTGTGGAAAGGCATTTAGACAACAAAGTGCTTTGTACATCCATAGTCGATGCCATTTACCGGATACAATGAAGAATAGATTTCCATGCGATCAATGCGACAAAAG ATTCTCGACAAAACCAAACTTGGTTACGCATAAACGAATTCATTCGGGCGTTAGGAATTTCACGTGCGATCAATGCGGTAAAAGTTTTATCCAGAAAGGAAATTTGGAGGCACATTTTCTAACACATTCAGCAGACAAGCCTTACAGTTGCACCCAATGTTCAAAAGC CTTTAAAACTCCGTTACAATTGAAGAAACATGAAACAGTTCATACCGGAGCTAAGCCGCATCAGTGTGCTGTGTGTGGAAGAACTTTTCGAGAAAAAGGTACATTAAGGGAGCATCATAGAATACATACTGGAGCAATGCCGTTTACATGCGAATTTTGTGGTAAATGTTTTCGCTTCAAAGGCATATTAACT ACTCATAGAAGACAACATACGGGTGAACGTCCATATAGTTGCCTTGAATGTCAACATCATTTCACAAATTGGCCAAACTATAATAAACATATGAAACGCAGGCATGGCATTAATACATCTCACACAAAACATTTGTCTCAATCTCAACCATCACAGCAACAATTACATCAACAGCAGCAACAATCAGAACAAACAGTCCAGTCGAATACATCTGAAGACCCTTTATCAGCTATATCCCATTCGGAATCGTCAACAGTCCAA GTAATACAAGCTGTATCACATGCATCAGCATCTCAACCAATCGTTGTACAAACTATTCCAACTACGgccattcaaaattttcaatccgaCGTAACTGTTACCGCGCCGGATGCTGTATTTCGAGAAAGAAATGCAACATACTTTAATGCAGTGCCAGCTCCACTGCAAAATTTTTTACCTCCCAACTTaccgtataatttttataatatatctaATGTTACATACCGCGAATGA
- the LOC143207553 gene encoding protein C19orf12 homolog, protein MTLNPDNLLNEVLKLDCVKKLKVSVENSVKYGTLVGAATVMSGLLFGPRGLVIGGVLSSCAASYASSGEFKSVPHIILYETTPEERKELAGKLWKLVTTRNIKTLQKFIYLIQTNKGFLETVVQVLTMFLSSKMGYEVHA, encoded by the exons ATGACTTTAAATCCGGATAATTTGCTAAATGAAGTTTTAAAACTTGACtgtgttaaaaaattaaaagttaGTGTTGAGAATTCAGTAAAATATGGAACTTTAGTTGGAGCAGCCACAGTAATGTCTGGGCTTCTTTTTGGACCTCGGGGacttgtaattg GTGGTGTATTAAGCAGTTGTGCAGCTAGTTATGCATCATCCGGAGAATTTAAGTCTGTTCCACATATAATTTTGTACGAAACCACTCCAGAAGAAAGGAAAGAATTAGCTGGAAAACTATGGAAATTAGTTACCACAAGAAATATAAAAACCCTTCaaaaattcatatatttaatacaaactaACAAAGGATTTCTGGAGACCGTAGTACAAGTTCTAACAATGTTTTTGTCTAGTAAGATGGGATATGAGGTGCACGCGTAA